One Acetoanaerobium noterae genomic region harbors:
- a CDS encoding energy-coupling factor ABC transporter ATP-binding protein yields the protein MLEMKNVTYIYEDQTVALKDISMDLSKGSCIGIIGSNGAGKSTLFLNFTGVLKPKQGQIFYDEKPMKYDKASLRELRKQVSIVFQDPDKQIFFSKVYDDVAFALRNLGVDEKEINHRVNIALASVGAKDFADKPVHFLSHGQKKRVAIAGVIAMDSEIIFMDEPSAGLDPVATTQVEEIIKSLSEQDRKKVVISSHDMDLIYKVCDYVYVMDEGSIIAHGDVSEVFMMEEVLNKAGLIQPWLVKLHARMGYPLFKTEEELYKFKGCAK from the coding sequence ATGCTTGAGATGAAAAATGTAACCTATATCTATGAAGACCAGACAGTTGCTTTAAAGGATATATCGATGGATTTGTCTAAAGGAAGCTGTATTGGAATAATAGGCTCTAACGGTGCTGGAAAATCTACATTATTTTTAAACTTTACAGGCGTACTAAAGCCTAAGCAAGGACAGATTTTTTATGATGAAAAACCTATGAAATACGATAAGGCAAGTCTAAGAGAGCTTAGAAAGCAGGTATCTATAGTATTTCAAGATCCAGATAAGCAGATATTTTTTTCAAAGGTCTATGACGATGTTGCCTTTGCTCTTAGAAATCTAGGGGTAGATGAGAAGGAGATAAATCACAGAGTAAATATAGCTTTAGCAAGCGTAGGAGCTAAGGATTTTGCTGACAAGCCAGTTCATTTCTTAAGTCATGGACAGAAAAAAAGAGTTGCGATTGCTGGAGTTATAGCTATGGACAGCGAGATAATTTTTATGGATGAGCCTAGTGCAGGCTTAGACCCGGTAGCTACAACTCAAGTAGAAGAGATAATAAAATCTCTATCAGAGCAAGACCGTAAGAAGGTTGTTATATCTAGTCACGACATGGATTTGATTTACAAGGTCTGTGATTATGTTTATGTAATGGATGAAGGAAGCATAATAGCTCATGGAGATGTATCTGAGGTGTTTATGATGGAAGAGGTACTAAATAAAGCAGGACTAATTCAGCCTTGGCTAGTAAAGCTTCATGCAAGGATGGGCTATCCTCTTTTTAAAACAGAAGAGGAATTATATAAATTTAAAGGATGTGCTAAGTAG